GAAATCTCCTCGAGAGTAATTTTTGTGCgtgacgataattattttgttgtttatctgatattttattgtttaaataaaaatgtctctAAATAATGGTCATAATAACGACGGTACCACGAGTACCCCTCAACTACCTGCTGCccctccgacatatatatatatatatatataatagactgggccaaaaaaatcgactatttttttttttgatactgcgaaaatattattcctgaggacaaaaaaaaattattgtgcaagtttgagctcttaatattgatattaggaggtgtatcgttacgacttttagttttttgacagaaatttcatttcttaCCCAAAACTTGTGAATTATccatctgaaaaatttgagcaatgtatattcttaaaggaaattaaattccctacaaaaaaaatctctcttaTTAAGTTGATGTAAAACGAGCCGTTTTCTTGTAACCgtgccttaaacattgatttgttttttaaattgtttgtttctactttgcatttttttaactactagaaatgttgaaattttttctaatcaagatacatatggggcattccatgccaaatcaccgaggtttcggcccgacccccttcgatttcgctgaaaattttttatcattttctaccctaccaaagacattttcctgaattttttcagatttttttacccaacccaaaaaaagttacgaatttttgaaaaaaaacgctctttttttttcaaattgctgtaactttgACACAAATTGACCTTTTGgcactttgttttttttgaaaaattttgtttttaattgtagttttcagaaaaaaattcaaaacatttttcggaagtcacgatatataaaatatttcagttttttcaataaaaccgtaattttttcgaagtcggaaaccttcgattctcaatttttttgtctcaaaaaaaacttcaaccaagacagtatttaaccccgccattcccattttgtgccgactttcctttatatttttttttttcgattgaaattaaaaaaatttctaaatttggcttattttttatgactttgcgctgaagtttctttggattgtttttaaaagctcagaagttgaataaaattagacAATAACAACCGTAAAGTGTATTAGGGGCAagatttgattttttcggaagaaaattcccaattttgaaatacagtgaaacctaaacctaCAATCAACCTTCTcactaagacaatttatagataaactcagaaaaatatcgatagcccgaactgagaatcgaacctagaccatgtcggtatcgcgccgagtgctctaccagttgagatatccggtactatactatattccgttcaatttgatctaaaattgtctataaggctatcgatatttttctgagtttatctataaattgttttaGTGAGAAGGTTGATTGtaggtttaggtttcactgtatttcaaaattgggaattttcttccgaaaaaatcaattcttgcCCCTAATACACTTTACGGTTGTTATTgtctaattttattcaacttctgagcttttaaaaacaatccaaagaaacttcagcgcaaagtcataaaaaataagccaaatttagaaatttttttaatttcaatcgaaaaaaaaaaatataaaggaaagtcggcacaaaatgggaatggcggggttaaatactgtcttggttgaagttttttttgagacaaaaaaattgagaatcgaaggtttccgacttcgaaaaaattacggttttattgaaaaaactgaaatattttatatatcgtgacttccgaaaaattttttgtatttttttctgaaaactacaattaaaaacaaaatttttcaaaaaaaacaaagtgcCAAAAGGTCAATTTGTGTcaaagttacagcaatttgaaaaaaaaagagcgttttttttcaaaaattcgtaactttttttgggttgggtaaaaaaatctgaaaaaattcaggaaaatgtctttggtagggtagaaaatgataaaaaattttcagcgaaatcgaagggggtcgggccgaaacctcggtgatttggcatggaatgcctCATATTCtttaaggaaatttaatgctctacaaaaaagttctcttaacattttttgctaaattcactttttcgaaagttattcaaggttgaagttgagtcaaaacgacttaaataacctgaataactttcgaaggagtgaatttagcaaaaaatgttaagagaccttttttgtagaacattcAATTTCCTTAAAGGATATGTATCTTGattagaaaatatttcaatatttctagtagttacaaaaatccaaaatagacacaaacaatttaaaaaacaaatcaatgtttatGGCACGGTTACAAGAAAACGGctcgttttacgtcaatttactaagagagatttttcgtcgggaattcaatttcctttaaggATATACAttgctaaaatttttcaggtgGATATTTCACAAGTTTTGagtgaaaaatgaaatttctgtcaaaaaactagaagtcgtaacgatacacctcccaatatcaatattaagagctcaaacttgcacaataatttttttttgtcattaggaataatattttaacagtatcgaaaaaaaaagaaatagtcgatttttttggcccagtctaatacatatatatatataaatatatatatatatatatatatatatatatatatatatatatatatatatatatatatatatatatatgggtcattccaccaaataaaattatttttatgcggcgaccctcgtcgatttggttcaaactttgtagagtcgttctatatattaaaaaaaaaattctctgaaaattagAGCCTTTTgtatgcagctgtttcaaagttatgattttttgaattttttaaaaattttgttttcaactttttcattaatttttttaaaggaaaaaatttttttttaaaaatgagcacatatcagtttttcgtaggaaaaattctcagcttttcaataaaaatatctatttttcattttatgttacaaaagaccttttaaaattcgattaaagacgaaaaaacgatttttatgactttgcggcgcttgatacatctaatttgatatttttttctgaaagctgagactttttcccacaaaatatgtgattttcacgatgtgcatattttttgtttgaataaaattgaataaaatataaactctctatgattaaaaaacgttaattattatttttttttaaggatgtTGATACATTTATACCACATATGTATCCTAAGCTATCAACAATAAGTGAGATAGGGTGCACTGCTTGTGTTTCTTTCACCGTTTATGACTCAAAGTATTGTACGtccaaaacatttattttctataaaaagtcatcattccctgattaaaccaaacgattcgaaacggtttgtaatgttaaatgcccataaaaagggtgattcaaaagtattcaaagtattcaaaagccttaaaaagtatttaaaattttttttccaatcgtttcaagtcgtttcttttaataagggatggttataacagtgaaatcaacgctggtaaaattttgaatagccCGGATGTATTAACTTGCGGTGTGAGGATATGTTTTCGGGTATGTATCTGCAATAAAgctctaaaaacaaaaattataaaactatttttcatgataccagcatcaatggttcaagtctaggaattagtaatttgaactttgattcttgtgttttgttcaatagtgatttcagactattgatgtcatctgcgttaatgacagttctgactttgtaatcaagttttataaaaatttgtgtgcataataaatagtatttatggttTCTGATTAACTATAAATTGCAGAGCATAAGTTAGGCATACACTAATGGTTGATCGCACCATTGGgtttaatataatttgattCTAACCGGCTGCTGACacagataataattttcaatgcaggtaatcatgaaaaaaatagtgtgtaaCACTAGATGAAACACGACTTCGGATTGCAGTTATTGTCAGCTTTCGCCTACGGCTCGGACAGCCTACTTTACTTTCTTCTGgcatcgttttgtttcatctcttgccacacaatgaactattacagattgttaaaactataaaatcaatgacttgtatttaaataattattgtttttgttcaaacaaaaaatatgcacatcgtgaaaatcacatattttgtgggaaaaagtctcaactttcaaaaaaaaatatcaaattagatgtatcaagcgccgcacagtcataaaaatcgttttttcgtctttaatcgaattttcaaaggtcttttgtaacataaaatgaaaaatagatatttttattggaaagctgagaatttttcctacgaaaaactgatatgtgctcattttaacaaaaaaaatttttcctttaaaaaaattaatgaaaaagttgaaaacaaaaatttttaaaaaattcaaaaaatcataactttgaatcAGCTGCATATgaaaggctcaaattttcagagaattttttttttaatatatagaacgactctacaaagtttgaaccaaatcgacgagggtcgccccgtaaaaataattttatttggtggaatgaccaATATGTAGGATTTATGGTTGGGGAAAATCACTACTTAAATTAACAAACtcaaaagaattaaatattaacgtgatatttattgataacaaaatataagGAATAATTGTACAGAGCGAAAACGTGCGTGACACGGTTCAGTTGCTCGAGACTGtgagtatgtgtgtgtatatgaGGCTCGTGCCGGCGTCTACACACGAGTCTCGCCGAAGTCACCCGAGTGGGGCTCAAAATCTTGTGTAGCTGTCGCTACAATACTTTccttcttaaaaaaaattatttgcttaTTTAACAATaggtataattaaaaaaaaataaaatgactgctatttacaaacaaaataatactgattaaaaaaaaatttaaatatagtcgGCGAGTTGATACGCTGGTTTTAGTCGGTCGACGGATATGGCTGTGTTTGCTCGTCTGTAGTTGACgacaaaatattttccatGCCTCAACACGACTTCGAAAGGACCCTCGTACGGTGCCGAGAAGGCTGGTCCAATTTGATCGTTGCGTACCAATACGTGGGTGTATGTAGCCAGGTCTCTGAAACagaaaacagacttttttcaTGACGCGCTGTGTCGGCTGGTgccaaaattattaaaatgtgcTCTCAGGTCTCGTAAAACGTTTTGACGTCAGCGTGCCTATTTGATGGGACTATCAACTCACCGGACAAGCGGATTGGCTCGCCGTATACCAGTTCAGCTGGTGTAGCTTGGATGTCCTCTTTCCAGGCTGCTCGTAGACCGAGGAGTACTGCGGGTAGTGCATCAGACCATGTGTCGTTGTGACACAGCAGGGCGTTTTGAGTTGCCTGTGCAGACGTTCTACCATTCCATTGGCTTGTGGATGACCTTGGGTTGTCCTCAGGTGTTTTATGCCGAAAAATCTTGTCATCGCTTGGAATAACGCAGATGTGAACTGCGTTCCTTGGTCTGAGGTGATCCTTAGTGGTACGCCGTATCTGGCTATCCCGTTGTGGATGAGTGCGAGCACTACAGTGTCAGCGTCGCCGTTCTTCAGTGGGACAGCTTCCGGGAAACGTGTGAACCTGTCGATGATGGTGAGACACTTGGTGTATCCGTGCGATGTTGGTAGAGTGACCAGGTCGATGTGGATATGCTTGAATCTCTGTGTTGGAAGATCAAAACGAGCGAGTGGTGTCGACACGTAACGATGGACTTTTTTGAGCTGACAATCTAGGCAGGCTTTGGCCCATTCTCGacaatctttttttattgtcagCCAGACGTATCGTTCTGTGACCAGTTTTATCGACGCTTTGGCTCCAGGATGAGCCAGGGAATGTAGCGAGTCGAAAACTTGCTTCCTAAGAGGACCAGGAATGTACGGTCTTGGTTTACCTGATGAAACATCACAGTATAGCGAGATTAGGGAGTCCTCGAATTTGATTTGTTGCCACTGGATCGCCAAATTTTGGTCATTGCGCAGGTCTTGAAGTTCTGGGTCTCTGCGTTGCGCAAAAACTAGCTCCTGCGTCGTGATAGGTGTCGCGATGGCTTCGACTCGGGACAACATGTCAGCAACGACGTTCTCGAGACCGGAGACATGACGGATGTCAGTCGTAAATTGTCCAACGAAGTCTAAACGACGGAACTGCCATGGCGTGGCTCTCTCTGTGCGTTGCTAAAACGCGTAAAGCCAAGGTTTGTGATCAGTGAAGACTGTAACGTGCTTACCTTCAAACATATGCCTGAAATGGCGCACTGCTTCGTAGACTGCATGTAGTTCACAGTCGTAAGTCGACAATTTTTGGATCGACGGCTGCAACTTCTTGCTGAAGAAAGCTAACGGCTGCCATTTGCCGTCTACGTGCTGCTGGAAAACTGCTCCAATAGCAGAGTTAGATGCGTCGGAGAATATCACCCATGGTACTTCGTCATCCGGGTGAGCAAGCATAGCTGAATCAGCCAGGGCTTGCTTTGCGTCCTCGAAAGCTTTTCGGAGCTCAGGTGTCTCGACAATCGGGGTTGAACCTTTAATTTTTGGGCCTTCACGCAGTTTGTTCAGCGGTGCCAGGGTATAGGCTGCGTTCTTGATAAATCTCCTGTAAAAGTTTATAGTACCAAGAAAACTGCGCAGAACAGCAATTGTGCTCGGGAATTTTAGGTTAATAATTGCGTCTTCCTTTTCAGGCAACGGCTTGATACCTTTTTCGTTGATCAGATGACCAAGGTACTTTACCTCAGGTTGACCCAGTACACATTTTGCGACGTTGACTACGATTCCGTACTCCTCGAGACGTTTGAAGAGCATGTCCAGGTGCTCCAGGTGCTGTTCCTCGTCGTCTGATGTTACGAGGAGGTCGTCGATGTAGGCGAATACGACAGAAAGATCTCTCGTGACCTCGTCGATGAAGCATTGGAACGTCTGTCCGGCATTTTTGAGTCCAAACGTCATATACAGGAACTCGAATAGGCCAAATGGTGTGATGATCGCTGTCTTCTCGATGTCTTCTTCGGCGACTGGAATCTGATTGTACGCTCTGGTGAAATCTAtaacagaaaataattttttaccttTTAGTGCTGCTACACAGTCGGCGAGTCGCCTGATCGAGTACTTGTTGTCCACAGTACGCGTGTTGAGCGGTCTGTAGTCGCCACACGGTCGCCACTCTCCTGACTTCTTTGGTACGAGATGTAGCGGAGATGCTCATGCGCTGGTCGACAGTCAAGCGATTTCAATTTTGATCAGTTGTCTAAACTCTTCCTGAGCAATTTTCAGCTTATTCGGCGCCAGGGGTCGTGCTTTACACGATACTGGAGGTCCAGGCGTCGTTTTAATGTGATGTACTACCGAGTGTTTCTCCGTCGCGGCGATTCCTTCGGGTCGAGTGATAGCTGGGTACTTAATAAGCAGTTTGTGATAAACTGAGTTGCCTTCGACTACTTTGATGCGATTTGCATCGGACTCGATGGAATCTACGCTGGTCTGGAGACCGGTTGTGTCGTCACGTAGCTGTTTATTCTTGAGGTCAATAAGTAAGCCAAAATGACTCATGAAATCGGCCCTAATGATTGGCTTTGTGACATCAGCGATGATGAATCTCCAGGTGAAATCTCGACGTAGGCCTAGATTTAATGATACGGTTATGAAACCGTAAGTTTCGATAAGTGAGCCGTTTGCGGCATGGAGATGGTATCCAGCTGGTTCTGGTTTGCATCTTAATCGCCCCCGAGGGTAAACTGAAAGATCTGAGCCAGAATCCTCGAGGAAAAGTGTGTTCGTGGCTTGATCTGTTACGAAAAGACGATTTGACGATGCTAGGGAGTCGCAGTTCGTCTCTACTGACTCCCGCTGGCATTTTCCTGAAACTTGCAGCCAGGAATGCAACGAAAAGCTTGCGGTCCGTACTTTTCGTGGTAACGACAGAGTCCTGACTTCTTCAGACGAGGTTTTGATAGACTGCGGCTCGGACTCTTGGACGCTGGGTTACATCCACGGTATTTGCTTCTTCCACGCTCCTGGCGTAGATCGTTGGCTAGAGATGCGACCTGCTGAGCCAATTCTGCGATTACCTTCTCGAGTGGCGAAGTTTCCGGCGATGCTGAAGCAGCAGCTACCGTGTGCTTCTCTGGGTAGAGTTCGTGGATTTTGCCGGCAGTTTTTGCCAGTTGGTCCAGTGTAGCGTTGTCTGGAGATACAGAGAGCAGTTCCTGGGTCTTCTTTGGCAGGTTAGCTATCCATTTGGCTTTTATTACCGTCTCGTCGATCCTTGGAGCGAGTACTTTGAGGTAACGGAGGAACTGCGTCGGTGTGCGGTCTCCGATGGCTTCGCCATCTAGGAGTTTTCGCAGCTTCGAGGATTTAGAGGctgaaaaacattttatcaGCGTTTCTTTGAGCTGCGTGTACGGATTGACCGCTGGAGGTATGACGATCAGCGCATCGACTTCTACTGCGGCATCTGCATCTAAAAGAGAAACTGcatgattaaatttttgtttctcgtCAGCGATGTCATACGTTTCGAATCGCGCCTCCAGTTGCGCGGACCACGGCGCGGCTATCTTCGGATTAAAAACCGGAGGGGGAGTGACGAACATCGGCGGTGTAACAACCTGTGCGGTGGCAGCGGGAGTTGCGTTTTTGTTGTGTCCTGTCATTGTCTTTAGAATGCACTACGTCACTgctagaacacaaaaaaatcaCACGAGTGTCACGTGAACACGAGAGAATTATGCGCGAAGCTGTCGCGCAGTAGTACGCGCCAAATTCCTGAGCTTTcgtcagaaaaattttcaccaatTTAATTCGCACTAATGGTcccttaaattaattaccgaTGCGGCAAAGCGTCCAAATGTTGCCCGGCAATGCACCGGTGGTGATAATTTTCgctaaatcaatttatttcacaatttcacAATTGTGTAAGCCGGTAAAAACGCGGGTTATTCACCGGTTCACTCACTTTATATCACATGTGATCACGTCGGGGTCACCAATGTAGGATTTATGGTTGAGAAAAATCACTACTTAAATTAACAAACtcaaaagaattaaatattaacgtgatatttattgataacaaAATATGAGGAATAATTGTACAGAGCGAAAACGTGCGTGACACGGTTCAGTTGCTCGAGACTGtgagtatgtgtgtgtatatgaGGCTCGTGCCGGCGTCTACACACGAGTCTCGCCGAAGTCACCCGAGTGGGACTCAAAATCTTGTGTAGCTGTCGttacatatgtatatttatatattagggtgtttcagaaaaaacaaatttttttttggtattcaaaaattgaaagtatacctgaaaataaaaattttggtgccaatccgagctcttaataataatattaaagtttgcctcaatccatttttctcttttccatttaaataacataggaaaaaaatttttttttttttagaaatttctaGCTTACAGACCACCCAACAGATTTTTATGcgctatgaaaatttgtgtaggaaattaaacgc
The DNA window shown above is from Microplitis mediator isolate UGA2020A chromosome 1, iyMicMedi2.1, whole genome shotgun sequence and carries:
- the LOC130672721 gene encoding uncharacterized protein LOC130672721 — translated: MTGHNKNATPAATAQVVTPPMFVTPPPVFNPKIAAPWSAQLEARFETYDIADEKQKFNHAVSLLDADAAVEVDALIVIPPAVNPYTQLKETLIKCFSASKSSKLRKLLDGEAIGDRTPTQFLRYLKVLAPRIDETVIKAKWIANLPKKTQELLSVSPDNATLDQLAKTAGKIHELYPEKHTVAAASASPETSPLEKVIAELAQQVASLANDLRQERGRSKYRGCNPASKSPSRSLSKPRLKKSGLCRYHEKYGPQAFRCIPGCKFQENASGSQ